GTCTTGGCCAAGATATGAAATTTTGACCTTAGGTCTTCCCTAAATGAGCCTGTAAGCTCCCACTGTACTTACCTGTACTTTTTGAACAGGGCTCTGCAgttgtatttttctctctctcctctatttGCTGCTAACCAGCTATTTGTATCCCTGCCTAGATATAAGATCCATTGACTTCATTTGATTTCTGGCATACGGATTGCAATAGTTAGGAGTGGCATCCTTGTGGCTAATCAACTAGTTCACAATTATATTGACTCTCTCTTAGTTATGCTATCAGTGTCTGAATCAGTAGTTGatttgaaagaggaagaaagcacagaagatgcagaagaaattTTACTTAATTGGCACTGAAATAGGTGCTTTAATTTGAAcatgatttatttttacttaagtgAGTCATTTTTTTTCCACAGGGGACATAAAAAACATCTTCAACAGGACATATCTTGGAGCAGTATTTCCTGTGATCAGACTTTGCTTATACTCTCCCCGACCccatgtgaaaataaaatataactccACTTCCGGAAGTCAGATtctaaacatattcttaatcctTCACTGTATTTTAGGAAGCCACCCACTAGATCCCAGAACTACATACCCATGCCTATATCACATTGGCTTCATGGAAGATTATAACCACTTCCCACTTCCAACACCTTTACTTTGTCTTATAACTGGAATTTCCAGGGCTTGAGAAAAGTATTACTGAATGGCATTCCCCCTGGTGCTATAATATGGCCATTTCCCTCTGGCAATGCATCATCATCTCTACCATCAAGTGTGAGTCTTCCCCGCACATCCCCATGTACTACTTTCTGGGTATGCTAGCATTGGCAGATGTGGGACTTGCCCTCTGTACCTTGCTCTCTCTGCTAGGTGTATTTTGTTTTAACTACAATTACATCAGCTTTGATGCCTGCCTAGTTCAGATGTATTTCATTCACACCTTCTCAGCCATTGAGTCTGCCAAGCTGGTGGCCATGGCCTTTGATTGTGTTGTAGCAATCTGGAAGCCCCTCAGGTATAGCACCAGTCCCTAACCCATGGTGTGGTCTGCAGCCCTGGGGCAGTCATCTTGACAAGGGCTATCTGTGTAGTCTTCCCTTTGCCTTTCCTCATCAAGCAGCTCCCCTTCTACCACTCCAACATCCTCTCCCACTCCTGCCTCCACCAAGATGTCATGCGCCTTGCCTGTGCCAGCACCCATGTCAACTGCCTCTACGGCCTCATTGCAGTCATCTTCTCTAAGGGTTCTGACTCCCTCTCCATCCTCTCCTATGTGTTCATACTCCAAACAGTAATGGCCATCACCTCAGGGGAGGGACAGCTGAAGGCACTCAACACTTGTGTTTCACACATCTGTGCTGTCCTCATCTTCTGTGTGCCCCTCCTGGGGGTGTCTATGATTCATCGCTTTGGAGAGCACCTTTCACCACTGACTTACACTCTCATGGCGTATGCCTATCTTCTTGTGCCCCCTGTGCTGAACCCCATAGTCTACGCAGTCAAGACCAAGGAGATATGAAGGAAGATCATCCAGATATTTATGCAAACCAAGATCACTGCAAAGGCTTAGACCAGCCATTTTGGGAGTGGAAGAATCTGTTCTGTAAAAGCTTACTTGTGACTGTCTGAAAcaaagttttgtttttccatattttctgtgTGATTTGAATTGGGaaaagagagaacccacagaatgAAAGAGTGTCATCTGTAAGAACTGCTCAATACACTGTCCCATAGTCCTGTATTTCTGACTTAGTAATATCCCTGCCTCCAGCTATTACAAAccaattcctttttaaaataactccTTGGAATAGAAATAGGCCATGAGGTCTGTATCTTTTAAAGTAAAGCTTGTTAAATTACTTTAATTCAATATCCTCTAGTTCAAGAGTTAGGAGTGGCCTCCAATAGCTTAGTAGAGAGAAAAGAACAGTCCTCATTAAATAGTACATCATTAGGGGAcaatatattgttaaaataaaatacgaatcagaaaaataaccaaatattaGGATTAAGAATATCAGGGTATACAAATAAATAGAGATCCACTCTGTTGTATAACTTGAGATCAAAATATTGGATTAGTTTTAGTTAGTTAGGTTTAGCTCTTCATGTGAGAACTGTTTGGCACTAGAAATTCTCTTAACCTTCTTGgccacatttattttaaatacaaataaagtaaaataataaaatttatttttaaaatagaaattattattcTAGCAAACTCTGTTCAAGTATATAGTTACACCCTTTGTCTAATTTCTCTAttatccttctttccttctcttacaTAAATGAATTGGCTAACTGCCATATACTAGACTAAATTACTTATCTGTCAGATATGTAAATAAACTATGCTGGAAAAAGCTATTTCATGGTAGGAATACCTTCCACTATCATAGCCCAACTCATCAAAAAATTAACTTATCTATCAAAAACAGAATGTTGTAAAAATTATGGTATGTCACAATGTAGAAGAGAATGTAGTTGCTAAAAGTGCTAAGTCCACACTATGGGCAGGGAGAGATGATCAGTATGATTTGAGGCAAGAAAAATTTCCACAGATGAATATAACTTAGCCTCACTGTTtacaaaataaaccagaaaccaTATAAACCTCACACATGGCTGCACATGCCTGATTCTATGAGTGTGTGTTTCCATAACTGGGTGTAAGTATGGAAAGTGATATGTAACAAATGGCAATAATTGGGTAAATACAAAATAAGTTGAAAGAATTTATGTGGAGTTTTTATTATACTTAAAGATTTGTATTATGATACAAATTCTTCAGAGggtaaattttatatattagaaATGAACAGATGAGTCCTTGGAGAAAAACATTTGTAATCAGTGTAAACATTTCAAGGAGAGTCACAGAaggagattttattttgttttactttgtttttcttggtcaAAGGAAAGAGATTAGAACCCcccacaaaaattaacaaaattcacAATTTTGCTCAGGAAAGGCTCAAGGATTGAGTTTCTGACTGGATATGTGTTGATATGTTTTTGAATGTTGTATGAATGGAgaatatttgtacctttaaagaaagaaagaaaaggtaatttCTTAGGGGGAAAGCAAAGTTAAATCCAATTTTGTGGTAACTGGGGTAAACAAACCTTCCAGACAGAGATTATGCAAAGGCAGCTAACTATGAGGAATTATATACTGAGGGGGAGATAGCCACATGGGTTATATTTTATAGCCATTAGCATTGATGACTTCTTGGATGAAAAGATTCACTGAACCAACAGTgacaagaagaaaatattgagaaataaatTCACATCATATGTGAGAGGAGGAAGTGAAGGCAGGGGAGGAAAAAGAGGGTAGAAGTAGGAGATGTGGCAAAGTGCCATGAAATTAGTGGAAAGTTTAGGCCACTATGAATATATGCAATTTACCTAAGAGAAATCAACTGAAGGAATATAAGGGAAAAGTATTTGATCTGCTAATTAAAAAGAGAACTGAGCCAAGGAAAACAGGGATTTTGCAGGGAAGATGTTGAGTATATGGTAGAATTTCAGGGGAGAGAATTTAGATTTTTGATCTCACTACCTCCTAGCCCCATCAGAGACTAGGGCATTCAAAGGGCCCCCTCAGCCAATTACCTCTGTTATCACAGTACTGAACATTGTAAATAGAGTCCACAGTGGATTTTTAACCTTCGTTCCCACCTTTTCTTATCATGTATCTGTAAAAAAATGACACACCttggtatatttatattttattcattcaaagaTTGTACACATGTATTACTGTCTTAAGATATTATGTATATTGTAAtacctaaagaaaaataaatatttttgaaggatgAGATGaggcaaataaaagtaaaaggtctattattttcttcttgtggACCAATTGATTTTAATGTGTCTTGTCTGGCATTTCTGTTCTCCAACTAGATAGCATCAGACCTGAGGCCTTGGCTGATATACAACTGTAGCTTACAATCTCTAAACATGCACACTTGCCTTAtgcccagcaaaaaaaaaaaaaggggggggggatttctaatgaaaatgtaaattctgTATCAAGGCTTGCAATTTTagtcttaatttctctctctgtctagTTTCACCTTGGCAGGCTGAACCTCTCACTTCAAGTTTCAACTACATTCTCAAACCTCTTCCCTGTACTGAAGAATCTTCACTTGTCCTCAAAGTCCAGCAGAAATTTTACTGGGTAAAGTTTTACTGGATCCTCCAGTACAGAGCAAACCTGATTTCACTCATTCTAGGTGATAAACAGCAAAGGCTGAGCACCTGTTATTCTAAAAATTTGTGGCATAAAACTGGAACTATTACAAATTTATAAAGAGGTGATATCACATAAAACAAAAGTAACCAGAGATGTGTGTACTTTAATTTCATCATATGAGCCTTTTCACCCTAAAAACACCTAAACATAAAAAGATGACTATTTGCTCCTGTAAGAGTTTTCTTTGCtctgtttttaagaaaaacaaaaaaattctcagAGATCCAGCCCTTTAGCAGTGCCACAGTTCTTCAATCCTACTTGTTGTAATTactatttaataaagaaatatattactTAACATTCTATAATTAAACACTTGTAAGTATTATCTGGACCCACAGGTGATAATTTATGTCATCAATGATGCTCATATccagtttcaaagaaaaacaatgataattaaattgGAATTTGTGACACCAAAAATCAAACTGCATACATTCCAAATTAAAGACTGTCTACAGAATAAGAATGACCTGTGTTGTATCTTTACTCACAAAACTTACCCCACACTTGCCTTTACCAGATAATTTGACTGGGCTGTAACTgctgaaaatggaaatattaaatctcCCACATCCTACTTATCCTGCATCTTACATGTGACTCTACTCCCCTAGGCCCTGTTCTTTCTTCCATGGAACACTTGGATGATCCGTCTTCATATCTGTGTGGTCTTTACACTATAGACAATGGGGTTTAGTACAGGGGGAAGCAGCAGGTAGATGTTGGCCATGAGTGTATGCACTACTGGTGATAGATGCTTCCCAAATCTGTGAATCATGGTAACACCAATGAGAGGATCATAGAAAAGGAGCACAGCACAGATGTGAGAGAGGCAGGTGTTGAGGGCTTTGAGCCTTTCAGCTCTGGAGGCAATGCCCAGCACAGTCTTCAGGATGAGCACATAAGAAAAGAGAATGATAAGGGCATCCAGCCCCAAAGTGAAGATGACGATAATGAGGCCATAGAGGCTATTGACACGGGTACTGGCACAGGCTAGCCGCATTGCATCTTGGTGGAGGCAGTATGAATGAGACAGGACATTGGACCGACAGAAGGGTAACTGCTTTATAAGGAAGGGCACAGGGAAGACCACACAGACTGCCCGGCTGAGGACAGCTATTCCGATTTTGCTGATGACGCCATGAGTGAGAAGGGAAGCATAGCGTAGTGGGTCTCGAATGGCCACGCATCTGTCAAAGGCCATGGACACTAGCACTCCTGATTCTACCACTCCAAATCCATGGATGAAGAACATTTGTGTGATGCATGCATCAAAAGCAATCCGAGGGACATTGAACCAAAAGATGCTGAGCATGGAAGGCAAGGTGGACATGGAGAGACTAACATCAGTTAGGGCCAAGATACAGAGGAAGTAGTACATGGGCTCATGGAGTCTTGGATCCTCCTTGATGACAGCCAAGATGGTGCCATTTCCCAGTAGAGTTAGTGTGTAAAGAAGTCCCAGGGGAAAGGCCATCCATGGGTTCTTGTCTGGCATCCCTGGGATACCCATCAGAATGAAAGTGTGGTGGTTGGTACATGATGCATTAGAGCTCATCACAGCATTCTCCATACTGGGTGAGGCAGGACTCTCTCACTTAGCTCCCAGCTCCtaaattgaaaatatattctcACACCAGGCAGACAAAGGCAAATGGCTCTGTGAATGCATAAGGAGAACTGAAGAGGGGAAAATGTGTTAAAAACAAGGTCTAAGTGGTTTTTCTATCagtttggcttttttttcctccaggaaaTCACCTGAGATAAGTTCCCTTCCTGATGATTTATAATTAGTTTCATTCAtctgaaaaaaggaaagaagactcAACATCCAGTGTGCAGGCAGTGTTACAGCAGCTCTCAAGTTTTGACAAAAAAGGAGCTGCAATACCCAGGGACTTAATGGTACAggatattttgttaaaaaattgaaaactactGAACTCACAATACCATCACAGTGCACACAACTACACTACACAATTCCACTGAAGTCACAAATCCATATCCACACAAAttccatgtgtgtgtgcatgcatatgtggaTGTGTGTATTCTCCCGCATGCCTAGAGACATCTATTCCAATGTATTTGTCATGATCTACTTGTGCAAATAGACATATTAGAGGATATAATTGTTCAGATTCCTATATTgcatcatatttatatatttcaacaatttataaatttgcaaaaattcattttaaagcaGCAAGGAGCAGAAAATAAGGTTATTAACCTGGAAACATTCACATGTAAGGTATGAGAAAGTACCCACTCACAGAACTTTTATTTGGGGGGCTCCATAACACACCAGAAACTGGGGAGCCATTCTAAAAACCTCTTCCttaatctaatcaacattaaatcAATTCCCAAATTTGCCTCcaatatatctgaaaaacatgTCCCCTTTCTACCATCACCTTAGTCAATAAACATCATAGCCCATTTGTTTGGCCTGCACTCCTGTGATAGCTTAACTTACATTCTTGCAGCCACTGGTGACCTCTTCCAAAACATGCTTGATTCTGCAGTCAGAGTAAACATACTGATTAATTAGTTTTTAAATAGAAGTCTGATTCATTTGTCCCAAGCTAAAACTCCCTTAAGGGCTTCTTTTGTAACTGAGCCCTAAATCCTTATCTTAACTCTGAAGGTCTTGCAAGATTTGGCCCCTACCTGCTGTGTAGCACCAATCACAccactttctctcttttggtcTGTTGCATCTCACTAAGctatttcctgataatgggtTTCCACATATATTCTTCCCAGTGCATTATGCTTTTTTCCACCCCTTGTAAAGTTTCTCTTTGCCTAACAAAGTCTACCTATCCTTCCCAAGTCAGCCTTCTCTAAATGTCCATAATAGTTTAAGACTCCCTGGAATGCTGTCTTCACattctggcttttctttcttatAAGGGAGCACAATTAATTAAACATTGCATAAGTATTTTCTTAATGTCTCTCTTTCCTACTAGAAGCTAAACTCCTTGAAGGAAAGGACCACCTTTCTTGTTCTTCACCTCACTGAGCATATGCTAGGCATATATTGCCTGAATGAATggaacaatgaatgaatggataaggaTGATGGAATGCATTCTTCTTTCCAGAAATCTTGCAAATCCTCTAACTCCTCCCCGATCTCCACATGTGGGCTAAAAATCATGTGTCAAGAGAAAAACTCTTATTTTAAAAGGCCACAGGATGGGAAAGGGAATGTAAATAGGGGATCTTTGAGGGGTACTATCATGTCTTTGTTATCATGTTGTgagaacatacaaaaaaaatctcAAGGGTTCCTATAGGGGAAATCTGGGCCCACAAATAAGCCAAGAAAGGGTAAACAAACCAGGTGAGCTTCCCTACCTTTTCTGTGACCTGTTGCTCTGCTGTCACACGGGGGTTTGATGTTTGGGAAACATGACTACAAAGAAGTTATTTGCATGAGTCTGGTCTCTAAGACACAAAAGAGTCCTTAAAAGGTAGAACAACCCACTTAAAAAGGTTGTGTTGCATCTTGCAAACAGAATACAGGCATTTCTACAAATA
This genomic stretch from Choloepus didactylus isolate mChoDid1 chromosome 6, mChoDid1.pri, whole genome shotgun sequence harbors:
- the LOC119538507 gene encoding olfactory receptor 51H1-like, which encodes MSSNASCTNHHTFILMGIPGMPDKNPWMAFPLGLLYTLTLLGNGTILAVIKEDPRLHEPMYYFLCILALTDVSLSMSTLPSMLSIFWFNVPRIAFDACITQMFFIHGFGVVESGVLVSMAFDRCVAIRDPLRYASLLTHGVISKIGIAVLSRAVCVVFPVPFLIKQLPFCRSNVLSHSYCLHQDAMRLACASTRVNSLYGLIIVIFTLGLDALIILFSYVLILKTVLGIASRAERLKALNTCLSHICAVLLFYDPLIGVTMIHRFGKHLSPVVHTLMANIYLLLPPVLNPIVYSVKTTQI